In one Brevibacillus choshinensis genomic region, the following are encoded:
- the lplT gene encoding lysophospholipid transporter LplT encodes MKTRLQPLQALYFTQFLSAFADNMILFVIANLLRENGFSPAMLALVSISFFLPYIFLAPLVGPFADKHPKSFVLVIGNLIKAIGVLLLFVIDHSSILLLMLSYFTVGVGAVVYSPAKYGILPELTKNEDELFRANARIEGYTIIAILLGIGGGGAVASMTAPLLSSGICLLLYLLSLAMTFFIPRMEGNANIRYGTEARRFLIDFQLLMKRPDTRFSLVGTGSFWMSSAVLRVALIAWIPVALGINPQSFSVSLILATTSIGIIVGAFLAPKLIPLQQFTRSLTYGFGMFAIIVLFPWIHITVIAICFLLLVGFMGGAFIIPMNTILQEEGKKLVGSGKTIAIQNLVENILMVVGSGIYYLIVYMGISISGAIVGQGQLLLLFLLYLANQRKKILG; translated from the coding sequence GTGAAAACGCGTTTACAACCTTTGCAAGCCCTGTATTTTACTCAGTTCCTGTCTGCCTTTGCCGATAACATGATCTTGTTTGTGATTGCCAATCTGCTGCGGGAGAACGGTTTTTCTCCCGCCATGCTCGCACTCGTATCCATTTCCTTTTTTCTTCCGTACATTTTTCTTGCACCACTCGTTGGGCCTTTCGCCGACAAGCATCCCAAGTCATTCGTTCTCGTCATCGGCAACTTGATCAAAGCCATCGGTGTCCTGCTATTGTTCGTGATTGATCACTCCAGTATTTTGTTGCTAATGCTGAGTTACTTCACGGTGGGGGTAGGTGCCGTCGTCTACTCACCTGCCAAATACGGGATTCTGCCCGAGCTGACAAAGAACGAGGATGAACTCTTTCGTGCGAATGCCCGAATCGAAGGGTACACGATCATCGCCATTTTGCTAGGGATAGGGGGAGGCGGCGCAGTCGCGTCCATGACCGCGCCTCTCCTTTCATCAGGAATTTGCCTGCTGCTCTATCTTTTGTCGCTGGCCATGACCTTTTTTATCCCACGCATGGAGGGAAACGCAAATATTCGCTATGGGACAGAAGCTCGTCGCTTTCTTATAGACTTCCAGCTGCTGATGAAGCGTCCCGATACGCGTTTTTCCCTCGTCGGAACAGGGTCTTTCTGGATGAGCTCAGCCGTGTTGCGGGTCGCCCTAATTGCCTGGATACCGGTCGCGCTCGGGATTAATCCGCAGAGCTTTTCCGTCTCGCTGATTCTCGCTACGACGTCTATCGGGATTATAGTCGGAGCATTCCTGGCCCCCAAGCTGATTCCACTGCAACAGTTCACTCGCTCCCTGACCTATGGCTTTGGAATGTTCGCCATTATCGTCTTGTTCCCTTGGATCCATATCACCGTGATCGCTATCTGCTTCCTGCTGCTCGTCGGCTTCATGGGCGGAGCCTTTATTATCCCGATGAACACCATCCTCCAGGAGGAAGGGAAAAAACTGGTCGGATCCGGCAAGACCATCGCGATTCAAAACCTCGTGGAAAACATCCTGATGGTCGTTGGATCGGGGATTTACTACCTTATCGTCTATATGGGCATCTCCATCTCAGGCGCCATCGTAGGTCAGGGACAGCTGCTGCTTTTGTTCCTGCTGTACCTCGCAAATCAACGTAAAAAGATTCTCGGCTGA
- a CDS encoding sigma-54-dependent transcriptional regulator — MKRLDFIYQKISEFDPDKKISASELADELGLSRANVSSDLNRLWKEGRIEKAEGRPTLFYAKRTNDTLYRAETSLDRLAKANKSLITPIEQAKAAVLYPPRGMHCLILGETGVGKSGFAGLIHEFAIDIGRLEKEAPFVVFNCADYANNPQLLYSQLFGVKKGAYTGADNDRRGLVEKADGGILFLDEVHRLPAEGQEIFFTFMDKGIFRRVGETEVERTAQVQIISATTENPESSLLKTFIRRIPMVIKLPSLVERGMEERYGLLMNLFREEAFRLGREIQISATAIHAFLSYHCPNNIGQLKTDIQLTCASAYADFISLKKKQLKVAVQDLPHHVKQGLLLAKERKAALDELVGTDHKCFVVQPTQDSISVEREPEDAADSVYEKIEQKIHELRNQGVSEEELEFDIENYFTRFIKGVHQRINKEDMSRIIDPIIIHLVEDIVRYAEARLGKILSQKVIFGLALHIQTSKERLAQGKQITNPHINSVRIKYKKEFAVALECVRMIEEAILMDLPIDEAGYLTMFFVLDDEGLQQERETIGVLVITHGSGGATAMVDVTNRLLVTEYAKAIDLPLEEEYMKVLDQAIKLARDMGPAGLLLLVDMGSLLGFGEIIEKEVGIPVKVISMVSTPHVIEATRKAMLGHSLEDVYRDVSTLALLQREEQPKEPAREYAPALAIVAACLSGEGSALFLKKMLETRLRYDNQLLEIVPLQLIDKTQARIQLKQIKDEQKVLCIVSNYILDKDLRCYGMDDVLNGEALQDIQQMIDHEEAFVKMVETLKEHLTMVEGQRVLEDVRTSLARIEERLHNVLVFDTRIGAYLHICCLIDRLKAGLPTVAYSGKESFLADNKKLHSVIRHELQPIVDQYEISISEDDVCFIMNFFLHNKTLV; from the coding sequence ATGAAGCGATTGGACTTTATTTATCAGAAGATTTCGGAATTTGATCCTGATAAAAAAATCAGTGCCAGTGAGCTGGCGGATGAGCTAGGACTCAGTCGTGCCAATGTAAGCAGTGATCTGAACCGTTTGTGGAAGGAAGGCAGGATTGAAAAGGCAGAAGGCAGACCTACGCTGTTTTATGCGAAGCGAACAAATGACACGTTGTACCGTGCCGAGACGTCGCTGGACAGGCTGGCAAAGGCAAATAAAAGCTTGATTACGCCGATTGAGCAGGCAAAAGCAGCGGTCCTGTATCCGCCAAGGGGAATGCACTGCCTCATTTTAGGGGAAACAGGAGTAGGAAAATCAGGATTTGCAGGCTTGATCCACGAGTTTGCCATCGACATCGGACGATTGGAAAAAGAAGCGCCATTTGTCGTATTCAACTGTGCCGATTACGCCAACAATCCACAGCTGTTGTACAGTCAACTTTTCGGAGTGAAAAAGGGAGCGTACACGGGGGCTGATAATGACCGTAGGGGGCTCGTGGAAAAAGCGGACGGAGGCATTCTCTTTCTCGACGAGGTCCATCGTCTACCCGCAGAGGGACAGGAAATCTTTTTCACGTTCATGGACAAGGGAATTTTTCGCAGGGTAGGAGAGACAGAGGTAGAGCGAACGGCGCAGGTGCAAATCATTTCAGCGACGACGGAAAATCCGGAATCCAGCTTGCTCAAAACGTTTATCCGCCGCATCCCCATGGTTATCAAGCTGCCTTCTCTCGTTGAGCGCGGGATGGAAGAGCGTTATGGGCTCTTGATGAACCTTTTTCGCGAAGAAGCGTTTCGCCTGGGCCGAGAAATTCAAATCTCTGCGACTGCTATCCACGCCTTTTTGTCGTATCACTGCCCAAACAATATTGGTCAACTGAAAACGGATATTCAGCTGACTTGTGCCAGTGCCTATGCGGACTTTATCTCATTGAAGAAAAAGCAACTGAAGGTGGCGGTACAGGATTTGCCGCATCATGTAAAGCAAGGTCTGCTCTTGGCAAAGGAACGGAAGGCTGCGCTGGACGAATTGGTCGGGACCGATCACAAGTGCTTTGTCGTACAGCCTACACAGGACAGCATTTCGGTGGAGCGGGAGCCAGAGGATGCAGCAGACAGTGTCTATGAAAAAATCGAGCAAAAAATTCATGAGCTTCGCAATCAGGGAGTAAGTGAGGAAGAGCTGGAGTTTGATATCGAGAATTATTTTACGCGTTTTATTAAAGGTGTCCATCAGCGTATCAACAAGGAAGACATGTCTCGCATCATCGACCCGATCATCATCCATCTGGTAGAGGATATCGTACGTTACGCTGAGGCAAGATTGGGGAAGATTTTGAGCCAGAAGGTCATTTTCGGGCTCGCCCTGCACATCCAGACCTCCAAGGAACGCCTCGCCCAAGGCAAGCAAATCACCAATCCCCATATCAACAGTGTCCGGATCAAGTACAAAAAAGAGTTTGCTGTGGCGTTGGAGTGTGTCCGCATGATCGAGGAAGCCATCCTGATGGACTTGCCAATCGATGAGGCAGGCTACCTCACCATGTTCTTTGTGCTCGACGACGAGGGCTTGCAGCAAGAGAGGGAAACGATTGGCGTCTTGGTCATCACGCACGGGAGTGGAGGCGCAACAGCCATGGTCGATGTCACGAATCGGCTCCTGGTCACGGAGTACGCCAAGGCGATCGATCTACCCTTGGAAGAAGAATATATGAAAGTCTTGGATCAAGCGATCAAGCTCGCCCGTGACATGGGTCCGGCTGGTTTACTGTTGTTGGTAGATATGGGCTCGCTTTTAGGGTTTGGGGAAATCATCGAAAAGGAAGTCGGCATTCCGGTCAAAGTCATTTCCATGGTGAGCACCCCTCATGTCATCGAGGCTACTCGCAAGGCAATGCTGGGACACTCCCTGGAAGACGTATATCGGGATGTGAGCACCCTCGCGTTGTTACAGAGGGAAGAGCAGCCGAAAGAGCCAGCACGCGAGTATGCACCCGCTCTGGCCATTGTAGCGGCATGCTTGTCTGGAGAAGGCAGCGCCTTGTTTTTGAAAAAGATGCTGGAGACTCGACTGCGCTATGACAATCAGCTGCTAGAGATTGTTCCGCTGCAATTGATCGACAAGACACAGGCACGCATTCAATTGAAGCAGATCAAGGATGAGCAGAAGGTACTCTGCATCGTGAGCAACTACATCCTAGATAAAGACCTGCGCTGCTACGGGATGGACGATGTCTTGAACGGAGAGGCACTGCAAGATATTCAGCAAATGATCGACCACGAAGAAGCATTTGTCAAAATGGTAGAGACACTGAAAGAGCATTTGACGATGGTAGAAGGGCAGCGAGTGCTGGAGGATGTGCGAACAAGCCTAGCACGGATAGAAGAGCGCCTGCACAACGTTCTTGTCTTTGATACGAGGATTGGAGCCTATTTGCACATATGCTGCCTGATTGATCGACTGAAAGCGGGCCTTCCGACTGTTGCCTACTCCGGCAAGGAAAGCTTTCTTGCAGACAACAAAAAGCTGCACAGCGTCATTCGCCATGAACTGCAACCGATCGTAGATCAATACGAGATCAGCATAAGCGAAGACGATGTGTGTTTTATCATGAACTTCTTTCTGCACAATAAAACACTAGTGTGA
- a CDS encoding response regulator: MELIKVFLVEDDPVWRKGLVDYLNKEPEITVTGEAGTKEEAIEKYSPAQIDVVLMDINLTENNLDGIETALALIQLQPDCKIIMLTSLTAEDVIVESFSAGAVNYISKSSFKEIPDAIRAAHLRQSAIHPTAAAALRNEFLRLKNDENQKLLSPAEKEILHLIHQGQTQTQIEQSLHITKRTIKNHINRILKKMGVKSSKEAAAKASQKKLF, translated from the coding sequence ATGGAACTGATTAAAGTCTTTCTCGTGGAAGATGATCCTGTTTGGCGTAAAGGGTTGGTCGATTACTTGAACAAGGAGCCGGAAATTACAGTCACAGGCGAAGCTGGGACAAAAGAAGAAGCGATTGAGAAGTATTCCCCTGCCCAAATTGACGTCGTGCTGATGGATATCAACCTGACGGAAAATAATCTGGACGGCATCGAGACCGCCCTTGCGCTTATCCAGCTTCAACCAGACTGTAAAATCATCATGCTCACTTCCCTGACGGCTGAGGACGTGATCGTGGAGTCCTTTTCGGCAGGGGCAGTCAATTACATCAGCAAATCGAGCTTCAAGGAGATTCCGGACGCGATCCGAGCAGCTCATTTGCGGCAATCTGCTATACACCCTACCGCAGCTGCCGCCTTGCGTAACGAGTTCTTGCGTTTGAAAAACGACGAGAACCAAAAGCTGCTCTCCCCCGCAGAAAAGGAAATCTTGCACCTCATCCATCAGGGGCAGACCCAGACACAGATCGAGCAGTCCTTGCACATCACCAAACGCACGATCAAAAACCACATCAACCGCATTCTCAAAAAAATGGGCGTCAAATCGAGCAAAGAAGCAGCCGCCAAAGCAAGTCAGAAAAAGCTTTTCTAA
- a CDS encoding sensor histidine kinase: MMVFILFTLWALGLLVLFTDPWRTSIRWASATAFVGSGGFFSAVIDETILPHWADVWALHSGWSGALVMLSRSASFLTQAGLPYTFLMFALYSYESISMKVKRITKYATLIPPIIMLVITPIYPMLTFNYWIMVFWVIPYFLIACTLLILQYLREKDPLVKKNSFFTNVLIIVPLFFVFIFIYVMRIQNDYEAWRNNTLVVIIQFVLIVAISLKYGFLGVRLRVEKRRLDSTLRALTSGAQIINHTIKNEVGKISLYADRIDSYAEGTDQPGLREDAAVLIQSSQHILDMMNRIQGQLRDIVLQEETIKPSQVITQVVQTLAPYATKQQVDVLTELDESLQLNCDPVQLREILTNLCMNAFEAMKTGGTLRLQLFLSKKHLVIAVEDTGTGISKENLPHVFDPFFSTKKTSQNFGLGLSYCYNVMQKHQGMLEITSEPAKGTTVFLLFPKKRVEGRT; encoded by the coding sequence ATGATGGTTTTCATCTTGTTTACCTTATGGGCACTAGGTCTGCTCGTGCTATTTACAGATCCATGGCGCACTTCCATTCGCTGGGCGAGTGCCACTGCTTTTGTCGGATCAGGTGGTTTTTTCTCGGCAGTCATTGATGAAACGATTCTCCCCCATTGGGCAGATGTATGGGCGCTTCATTCGGGCTGGAGCGGAGCATTGGTGATGTTGAGTAGAAGTGCTTCCTTTCTGACCCAAGCTGGATTACCCTATACGTTTTTGATGTTTGCCCTGTATTCCTATGAGTCCATTTCTATGAAAGTAAAAAGGATTACGAAGTACGCTACCTTAATTCCGCCGATCATCATGCTGGTCATCACACCGATCTATCCGATGCTGACTTTCAACTACTGGATAATGGTGTTCTGGGTCATTCCTTATTTTTTGATAGCTTGTACATTACTGATCCTGCAGTATCTCCGTGAGAAAGACCCGTTGGTCAAGAAAAACAGCTTTTTCACGAATGTGTTGATCATCGTGCCGCTCTTTTTCGTCTTTATCTTTATCTATGTCATGCGAATTCAAAACGATTATGAGGCGTGGCGAAACAACACACTGGTGGTCATCATCCAATTCGTTCTGATTGTTGCTATCAGTCTGAAATACGGCTTTCTCGGCGTCCGGCTCCGCGTGGAAAAACGGCGGCTGGACAGTACGTTGCGCGCCCTGACCTCTGGCGCACAGATCATCAATCATACGATCAAAAACGAAGTAGGGAAAATTTCGCTCTACGCCGACCGGATCGACTCGTACGCAGAAGGTACCGATCAGCCAGGCTTGAGAGAGGATGCGGCCGTCCTCATTCAATCCTCCCAGCATATCCTGGATATGATGAACCGGATTCAGGGACAGCTGCGCGATATCGTCTTGCAGGAGGAAACAATCAAGCCGAGCCAGGTGATCACACAAGTCGTCCAAACACTCGCGCCGTACGCAACCAAGCAACAGGTCGACGTGCTGACCGAGCTAGACGAGTCACTTCAGTTGAACTGCGACCCTGTGCAGCTGCGCGAGATCCTCACCAATCTATGCATGAATGCTTTCGAGGCGATGAAAACGGGCGGAACGCTGCGCTTGCAGCTGTTCCTGTCCAAGAAGCACCTGGTCATCGCCGTTGAGGATACAGGGACTGGCATTTCCAAGGAAAATCTGCCGCATGTCTTCGATCCCTTTTTCTCTACCAAAAAGACCAGCCAAAACTTTGGTCTGGGATTATCATATTGCTACAACGTCATGCAAAAGCATCAGGGCATGCTGGAAATCACCAGTGAACCTGCAAAGGGTACGACTGTGTTTCTCCTGTTCCCCAAAAAACGTGTAGAAGGGAGGACGTAA
- a CDS encoding AMP-binding protein translates to MILIHAFLKAILMLWFRPRVQGMHKIDLSQPSIIIPNHVSLMDAVLLSFCLPKGATFVVNTDIAKKFAFIMRFRKHITVDPLNPYSIRHMLRVIRNGETLVIFPEGRITTTGGIMKVYSGVGYLALRTGATVYPVAINGLERSVFSYLKGKLRLLWFPDVTITVGTPFTMERDETLSMREQKASASDQIQRTLQNELFQSRMKQNVNLFDEVLVAARLNGAKTEIAKDMGTAINYRTLLIGSYLLGDKLKAQLFGKPVVGVFLPNSVGHLITLLSLFRIGKTPAILNFSLGARSLLECCETAHIDTILTSRVFIEKGKLEHVIAGLEDKMSIVYLEDLKASATIFDKLSALFRFVTKQKAQAIENELILFTSGSESKPKGVVLTHTNLFANIQQVTSVIDITSRDKFFNALPMFHSFGLTAGTLLPVVKGIPVFLYPSPLHYKAISELVYDQNATILFGTSTFMAGYGRMAHPYNFYSLRYVFAGAEKLKDDVRKLWMEKFGVRIFEGYGATETAPILSLNTPLANKPGTVGRLMPGMSYCLEPVEGIEKGGQLLVKGTNVMKGYMIHGKGFVPAEEWYQTGDLVEADREGFLTIKSRLKRFAKIGGEMVSLNLIEELAMDCFGHSGFAAITINDQRKGERVLLYTTDESVQLNQLRAYLTEKHYSPLLIPGAVKQIKALPLLGSGKTDYVSLKQLAESERD, encoded by the coding sequence ATGATTCTCATTCATGCCTTCCTGAAAGCTATTCTGATGCTTTGGTTTCGCCCTCGCGTCCAAGGCATGCACAAAATCGATCTTTCCCAGCCATCGATTATCATACCGAATCACGTATCTCTCATGGACGCTGTGCTCCTTTCGTTTTGCCTGCCAAAAGGTGCTACCTTTGTCGTCAACACGGACATCGCCAAGAAATTCGCGTTCATCATGCGTTTCCGCAAGCACATTACCGTCGATCCGCTCAATCCTTACTCGATTCGCCACATGCTACGGGTCATCCGCAACGGCGAGACACTTGTGATTTTCCCTGAGGGTCGGATCACTACCACCGGCGGCATCATGAAAGTCTACAGCGGTGTCGGCTATCTCGCTCTGCGGACCGGTGCCACCGTGTATCCCGTTGCTATCAATGGTCTGGAACGCTCCGTATTCTCGTACTTGAAAGGAAAGCTGCGTCTCTTGTGGTTTCCTGATGTCACCATCACAGTTGGTACACCTTTTACCATGGAGCGCGACGAAACGCTGTCCATGCGAGAGCAAAAGGCGTCTGCGAGCGATCAAATTCAGCGGACCCTGCAAAATGAGCTGTTCCAAAGTCGCATGAAGCAAAACGTGAACCTGTTCGATGAAGTCCTAGTGGCAGCACGCCTCAATGGCGCCAAGACGGAAATCGCCAAAGACATGGGGACAGCAATCAACTATCGCACACTGCTGATCGGCAGCTACTTATTAGGTGACAAGCTAAAAGCTCAGTTATTTGGCAAACCAGTCGTCGGCGTGTTCCTCCCGAATTCAGTCGGACATTTGATCACACTCCTGTCTTTGTTTCGCATCGGAAAGACACCTGCGATCTTGAACTTTTCACTGGGTGCCCGCTCACTCCTCGAATGCTGTGAGACGGCTCACATCGATACGATCCTGACTTCGCGGGTATTTATTGAGAAAGGCAAGCTCGAGCACGTGATCGCCGGACTGGAAGACAAGATGTCCATCGTTTATCTGGAGGACTTGAAAGCATCTGCTACGATTTTTGACAAACTCTCTGCCCTGTTCCGCTTCGTGACGAAGCAAAAGGCACAGGCAATCGAAAACGAGCTCATTCTCTTTACTTCTGGCAGTGAAAGCAAGCCAAAGGGCGTCGTGCTGACACATACCAACCTGTTCGCCAATATCCAGCAGGTGACGAGTGTCATCGATATCACCTCCCGCGACAAATTCTTCAATGCCCTGCCGATGTTTCACAGCTTTGGACTGACGGCTGGCACTCTCTTGCCCGTCGTGAAAGGGATCCCGGTCTTTCTGTATCCCAGCCCTTTGCACTACAAAGCGATTTCCGAGCTGGTGTACGACCAGAATGCTACGATCCTGTTTGGTACCTCGACCTTCATGGCTGGGTATGGAAGAATGGCTCACCCATACAATTTCTACTCCTTGCGTTATGTTTTTGCAGGAGCCGAAAAGCTGAAGGACGATGTCCGCAAGCTGTGGATGGAGAAGTTTGGTGTACGTATCTTTGAAGGCTATGGTGCTACGGAGACTGCTCCCATCCTGTCGCTGAACACACCGTTGGCAAACAAACCGGGAACCGTCGGGCGACTGATGCCAGGCATGTCGTATTGCCTGGAGCCGGTAGAAGGTATCGAAAAGGGTGGTCAGCTGCTGGTCAAGGGTACCAACGTGATGAAGGGTTACATGATCCACGGAAAAGGCTTCGTGCCTGCTGAAGAATGGTACCAGACGGGCGACCTGGTCGAAGCTGACCGAGAAGGCTTTTTGACTATCAAGTCCCGCCTGAAACGCTTTGCCAAAATCGGGGGCGAAATGGTATCACTCAATCTTATTGAAGAGCTCGCCATGGATTGCTTTGGACACTCCGGCTTTGCGGCTATCACCATCAACGACCAGCGCAAAGGCGAACGCGTCCTGCTCTACACCACAGATGAATCCGTGCAACTGAACCAACTGCGCGCTTATCTAACGGAAAAACATTACTCGCCATTGCTCATCCCCGGTGCTGTAAAACAGATCAAGGCTCTTCCGTTGCTGGGCAGTGGGAAAACAGATTACGTCAGTCTGAAACAGCTGGCAGAAAGCGAGAGGGATTGA
- a CDS encoding bifunctional metallophosphatase/5'-nucleotidase — MVGASVPVQAATTAAPAAETKITLLGTSDIHGRFMPWDYALDGPNPNGSLTQLFTMIKEIRKENPHTVLLDAGDSIQDNSAELFNDQPESPMMVAMNEMGYDAWAFGNHEFNFGLDVLDKISGQYKGPVLAGNIYKENGERFLPAYTIVERDGIKIGVIGMDTPMISDFEKGTDHLDGLIVKNPVEETKKAVKELEGKVDVMIGLMHMGIENENGIPGTGVADIANAVPELTAIFAGHMHKLVKKEEINGVLITEPDKYGTHLSRIDLTFEKKDGKVVLKSKEATAVPVKGADGIPAVSDPALEAKLQPFHEFARADANIVVAELKGMNMVEKNEIEGIPTVQIQETPLSDFFHEVMLYYSKADVVAHQIDNDKAKLDVGPIKKKDIAYNYQYAGGEITVYKVTGKDLKDYMEWAVGYFNSTRPGDVTVSFDSKRRASKYSTNDFFGNVKYEVDLTKPYGSRITNLRKMDETPIKAEDVLKLGMNAYRMEALQAKGGALEGRKFEQLWSSKAESAFGETQGTIRNRAIAYLKEVKKGVYEPTIQHNWKITGVETTASVRADVVALINAGILSVPKTEDGKYTNIASINIKDAVTKEEIAELSSKAKIDASKFANVKTKGEFYHLLNQAVKVAAPATSAPAVAPKK, encoded by the coding sequence ATGGTGGGTGCTTCTGTACCTGTACAGGCAGCAACAACTGCAGCTCCAGCGGCCGAAACCAAAATTACGCTGTTGGGTACGTCTGACATCCACGGCAGATTTATGCCTTGGGATTATGCGCTGGATGGCCCGAATCCAAACGGCAGTCTAACACAGCTTTTCACCATGATCAAAGAGATTCGCAAAGAAAATCCGCATACCGTATTGCTGGACGCGGGTGATTCCATCCAAGACAACTCCGCAGAGCTGTTCAATGATCAGCCAGAGTCTCCGATGATGGTGGCCATGAATGAAATGGGCTATGACGCTTGGGCGTTCGGAAACCACGAATTCAATTTTGGCCTCGATGTTTTGGACAAGATCAGCGGTCAGTACAAAGGGCCGGTGCTTGCGGGCAACATCTACAAGGAAAACGGCGAGCGCTTCCTGCCTGCTTACACGATTGTCGAGCGTGACGGAATCAAAATCGGTGTCATTGGTATGGATACCCCGATGATCTCTGACTTTGAAAAGGGAACCGATCACCTGGACGGACTCATCGTCAAAAATCCGGTAGAAGAAACCAAGAAAGCAGTAAAAGAGCTAGAAGGCAAAGTAGACGTCATGATCGGCCTCATGCACATGGGGATCGAAAATGAAAACGGCATTCCAGGAACAGGTGTAGCAGACATCGCCAATGCGGTACCTGAATTGACCGCTATTTTTGCCGGTCACATGCACAAGCTGGTGAAAAAAGAAGAGATCAACGGCGTGCTCATCACCGAGCCGGACAAATACGGTACACATCTTTCCCGTATCGACCTGACCTTTGAAAAGAAAGATGGCAAAGTCGTGCTGAAAAGCAAAGAAGCGACTGCCGTTCCTGTAAAAGGTGCGGACGGAATACCGGCTGTATCGGATCCTGCACTCGAAGCCAAGCTGCAGCCATTCCACGAATTCGCGCGTGCGGATGCGAATATTGTTGTAGCTGAGCTCAAAGGCATGAACATGGTGGAGAAAAATGAAATCGAGGGAATCCCAACGGTCCAAATCCAGGAGACTCCCTTGTCTGACTTCTTCCACGAAGTGATGCTCTACTACAGCAAGGCCGACGTTGTTGCGCACCAGATCGACAATGACAAAGCCAAGCTGGATGTAGGCCCAATCAAGAAAAAAGATATCGCCTACAACTACCAATACGCGGGTGGCGAAATCACGGTATACAAAGTAACAGGGAAAGACCTGAAGGACTATATGGAATGGGCAGTAGGTTACTTCAATTCGACCCGTCCGGGCGATGTGACTGTCAGCTTTGACAGCAAACGTCGCGCTTCCAAGTACAGCACCAACGATTTCTTTGGAAATGTGAAGTACGAGGTTGACCTGACCAAGCCGTATGGCAGCCGGATCACCAACCTGCGCAAAATGGATGAAACTCCGATCAAGGCTGAAGATGTTCTGAAGCTGGGTATGAACGCATATCGCATGGAAGCTCTTCAAGCAAAAGGTGGAGCTCTGGAAGGACGGAAATTTGAGCAACTCTGGTCTTCCAAGGCTGAGAGTGCTTTTGGAGAAACACAAGGTACCATCCGCAACCGCGCTATCGCGTATTTGAAAGAAGTGAAAAAGGGCGTGTACGAACCGACCATCCAACACAACTGGAAGATCACAGGTGTCGAAACGACAGCATCTGTGCGTGCGGATGTAGTGGCTCTGATCAACGCTGGCATCCTGAGCGTGCCAAAAACAGAAGACGGCAAGTACACCAACATCGCGTCTATCAACATCAAAGATGCGGTCACCAAAGAAGAAATCGCTGAGCTTTCTTCGAAGGCAAAGATAGATGCTAGTAAATTTGCTAACGTGAAGACCAAAGGCGAGTTCTATCACCTGTTGAATCAAGCCGTAAAGGTAGCTGCACCGGCAACATCAGCACCTGCTGTAGCACCGAAAAAATAA